A single genomic interval of Labrus bergylta chromosome 18, fLabBer1.1, whole genome shotgun sequence harbors:
- the LOC136177020 gene encoding interferon-inducible GTPase 5-like, whose product MGNQSGRQQIETEIKEALEKNDQNLAGVKIQECLDKDQNVPLNIAVTGECGVGKSTFVNAIRGIDNKDEKAAPTGCVETTMEVKPYPHPNYPNLIFWDLPGIGNAGYPAANYLKTDEFKKFDFFIIISADRFKENDVKLAKEIQKMEKKFYFVRSKIDDNVHNEKISQTEFNEEWTLIQIRKNCIQGLQDLRLQSPQVFLVSSVDLTLYDFPLLVETLKEELPELQKEAFLLAMPNISLDMIKEKKKTFKAKVKYWATLSAAVGAVPVPGVSVAVDTALLVGVVTTYVLGFGLDIPSLKRMANYSGVPYEELKEVIMSPLIATELTPELLLRLLVQFGSLALLLAAEEGFRFIPILGIPVSMGLSFAFTYSSLNIILDMIADDAEKVFTRVCT is encoded by the exons ATGGGGAATCAATCTGGTCGTcaacaaatagaaacagaaattaAAGAAGCTCTGGagaaaaatgatcaaaactTAGCTGGTGTAAAGATCCAGGAGTGTTTGGACAAGGACCAAAATGTTCCTCTAAATATTGCTGTCACAGGAGAGTGTGGTGTTGGTAAATCCACCTTTGTTAATGCCATTAGAGGCATAGACAACAAGGATGAGAAAGCTGCTCCTACTGGTTGTGTAGAAACCACCATGGAGGTCAAACCGTACCCCCATCCAAACTATCCCAATTTGATATTCTGGGATCTTCCTGGTATCGGCAACGCTGGTTATCCTGCTGCTAATTACCTGAAGACGgatgaatttaaaaagtttgacttcttcatcatcatctcagcTGATCGCTTCAAAGAAAATGATGTGAAGCTGGCTAAGGAGATtcaaaagatggagaagaagttCTACTTTGTTCGCTCAAAGATTGATGATAACGTACATAATGAGAAAATAAGTCAGACAGAGTTCAATGAAGAATGGACCCTGATACAAATCAGGAAAAACTGCATCCAGG GTCTTCAGGATCTACGTCTCCAGTCTCCTCAGGTCTTCTTGGTGTCCAGCGTTGACCTGACACTGTATGATTTCCCTCTGTTAGTGGAGACCCTGAAGGAAGAACTTCCTGAACTCCAGAAGGAAGCCTTTCTGCTTGCCATGCCCAATATCAGTCTGGACAtgatcaaagaaaagaaaaagactttcAAAGCAAAGGTCAAATACTGGGCTACTCTATCTGCAGCTGTAGGAGCTGTGCCAGTTCCGGGGGTTTCTGTTGCTGTTGATACAGCCTTGCTGGTCGGTGTCGTCACAACATATGTTTTGGGGTTTGGTCTTGACATCCCATCACTGAAGAGAATGGCAAACTACTCAGGTGTTCCTTATGAGGAATTGAAGGAAGTCATCATGTCACCTCTGATAGCAACAGAATTAACTCCTGAACTTTTATTGAGGTTGTTGGTTCAATTTGGCAGTTTAGCTTTATTACTGGCAGCAGAGGAAGGGTTCAGATTCATTCCAATACTTGGAATCCCAGTATCAATGGGCCTCTCTTTTGCCTTTACCTACAGCAGTCTTAACATAATCCTCGACATGATTGCTGACGATGCAGAGAAAGTATTTACCAGGGTCTGCACTTGA
- the LOC136183299 gene encoding cyclic pyranopterin monophosphate synthase-like, translating into MNSTSKLISQVFNEVRTAVETLKEELPELQKEAFLLAMPNISLDMIKEKKKAFQAKVKYWATLSAIGAAVPVPAAYSNKSLTHSRNTQKKSGKEQVKYLDIKNKDMKNPTRRAATASATVILGPIAFQLLRDNQLAKGDALAVAQLSGIMASKQTSAFIPLCHLLPLDHVSVTFHLDELQDAAAITATCRTTGRTGVEMEALTAVSVAALTVYDMCKAVSRDIVITDVKLVSKSGGKRDFHRRPQTFPLNNKSS; encoded by the exons ATGAACAGCACGTCCAAGCTGATCTCACAAGTGTTCAATGAGGTCAGGACTGCAG TGGAGACCCTGAAGGAAGAACTTCCTGAACTCCAGAAGGAAGCCTTTCTGCTTGCCATGCCCAATATCAGTCTGGACAtgatcaaagaaaagaaaaaggctttcCAAGCCAAAGTCAAATACTGGGCTACTCTATCTGCTATTGGAGCAGCTGTGCCAGTTCCAG CTGCGTACAGCAATAAATCTCTAACACATTCACGCAACACACAGAAGAAATCAGGAAAAGAGCAGGTGAAATACCTggatattaaaaacaaagatatgaaAAATCCCACACGGCGAGCGGCCACAGCCAGTGCCACCGTCATCCTGGGCCCCATCGCATTCCAGCTGCTGAGGGACAACCAGCTGGCCAAGGGTGATGCCCTGGCCGTGGCACAGTTGTCTGGCATCATGGCTTCCAAGCAGACCTCAGCCTTCATCCCACTCTGCCACCTGCTCCCCTTGGACCACGTCTCCGTCACCTTTCACCTGGATGAGCTGCAGGACGCTGCGGCCATCACAGCAACGTGTCGCACTACGGGAAGGACAGGGGTCGAGATGGAGGCCTTGACAGCAGTTTCTGTTGCGGCATTGACCGTCTACGACATGTGCAAGGCCGTGAGCCGTGACATCGTCATCACAGATGTCAAACTGGTCAGTAAGTCAGGCGGGAAGAGGGACTTTCATCGTCGCCCGCAGACCTTCCCCCTCAACAATAAATCCTCATGA